In Halobacillus amylolyticus, the following proteins share a genomic window:
- the nhaC gene encoding Na+/H+ antiporter NhaC — MLHLQPKHLPKVPESVFLLIGIIGMISYFIIQLQSVPHIPILLGIMVMLAYGLLKKMSFSQLQNGMIQGAQTGMAAVLLFFLIGILISSWMASGTIPVLMDASFLIAGGPWFYAITFTITAVVGIALGSSFTTAATVGVAMMGVAQSTDISLAITAGAVVSGAFFGDKMSPLSDTTNLASTVVKVDLFDHIKNMAWTTVPAFVISFILFAILSPSQNMSGRELSSFQEGLIASNLMHWSSWIPLGILVIFTICKVPAFLSLTVTSLTATGIAGVRGILPWGNLWGIWFNGYTADTSNQAVNELLTRGGMNGMLFTVSLVLLALALGGLFFVTGVIPAILARIQHSLRSARSIIVSTALTAIGVNIAVGEQYLSILLTGEAYQDMYEKAQLAKKNLSRTLEDAGTVINPLVPWSVCGVFLSGVLGVPVIEYLPFTFFCLLCPILTILFGITGKTLTPKSAVNEPSLKNIN; from the coding sequence ATGCTTCATTTACAACCAAAGCACTTGCCCAAAGTGCCTGAATCAGTCTTCTTACTCATCGGAATTATAGGCATGATCAGCTATTTTATTATTCAGTTACAAAGTGTTCCACACATCCCTATCCTACTAGGTATTATGGTGATGCTTGCATACGGGTTGCTTAAAAAGATGTCCTTCAGCCAGCTGCAAAATGGAATGATTCAAGGAGCGCAAACAGGAATGGCTGCTGTTCTGCTATTTTTTCTCATAGGCATCCTTATTTCAAGCTGGATGGCCAGCGGTACAATCCCTGTGCTCATGGATGCATCCTTTCTCATCGCTGGAGGTCCTTGGTTTTATGCGATAACTTTTACTATAACAGCGGTGGTTGGAATTGCTCTAGGCAGCTCGTTTACAACTGCGGCCACAGTAGGTGTAGCGATGATGGGCGTCGCTCAATCTACTGATATTTCTCTAGCCATAACAGCTGGGGCTGTGGTATCTGGGGCGTTTTTCGGCGATAAGATGTCTCCATTATCTGATACAACTAACTTGGCCTCTACTGTTGTAAAAGTGGATTTATTTGATCATATTAAAAACATGGCATGGACAACAGTTCCCGCTTTTGTCATAAGCTTTATTCTTTTTGCTATTCTGTCGCCTTCACAAAATATGTCAGGCAGAGAATTATCTTCCTTTCAAGAAGGACTAATAGCTTCTAATTTGATGCACTGGAGCTCTTGGATTCCATTGGGTATTCTTGTTATTTTCACCATATGTAAAGTGCCAGCATTTCTTTCACTCACGGTTACCAGCCTAACAGCTACTGGGATTGCTGGGGTCAGAGGCATCCTCCCATGGGGAAATCTATGGGGAATATGGTTCAATGGGTACACGGCTGATACAAGTAACCAGGCTGTAAATGAACTATTAACGAGAGGCGGTATGAATGGAATGTTATTTACGGTCTCTCTTGTGCTCTTAGCATTGGCTTTAGGCGGACTTTTCTTTGTAACAGGAGTCATTCCCGCCATTTTAGCCCGTATCCAACACTCCTTGCGTTCTGCGCGTTCCATTATCGTTTCTACTGCTCTTACTGCCATAGGGGTCAATATCGCAGTAGGGGAGCAATATTTATCTATATTATTAACCGGTGAAGCCTATCAGGATATGTATGAGAAGGCACAGTTAGCTAAAAAGAACTTGTCACGAACACTTGAGGATGCAGGAACAGTCATCAATCCGCTCGTTCCATGGAGTGTTTGCGGTGTTTTCCTATCAGGGGTTCTAGGTGTACCAGTCATTGAGTATCTTCCATTTACTTTTTTCTGCCTGCTCTGCCCTATCCTAACGATTTTATTTGGAATCACTGGAAAAACGTTAACACCTAAATCAGCTGTTAACGAACCATCCTTGAAAAATATTAATTAA
- a CDS encoding GNAT family N-acetyltransferase, translating into MRIRKAGRDDAAAIAKISVDTWRATYKGIVSQAFLDQMSYQERTNKWKQKLIDPKMFSYIAETENGEAVGYANGGVVRGEASEKLAELYAIYILPDYQRIGLGERLLKPMVRTCIDHSFDQMVVWVLEGNKAALFYKALGAETYDQDTIELAGEKLNLFGYKFKNLNVLLGNLT; encoded by the coding sequence ATGAGAATTAGAAAGGCAGGACGTGACGATGCAGCAGCGATTGCTAAGATAAGTGTTGACACATGGAGAGCTACCTATAAAGGAATTGTTTCACAGGCGTTTTTGGATCAGATGTCCTATCAAGAACGAACAAATAAATGGAAACAGAAGCTTATCGATCCAAAGATGTTCAGTTATATAGCGGAAACAGAAAATGGGGAAGCAGTAGGATATGCTAATGGTGGAGTGGTGAGAGGGGAAGCTTCAGAAAAACTTGCGGAATTATATGCGATTTACATTTTACCTGATTATCAAAGGATTGGATTAGGAGAGAGGCTTCTCAAACCGATGGTACGTACATGTATTGATCATTCATTTGATCAGATGGTTGTATGGGTGCTCGAAGGAAACAAGGCAGCTTTATTTTATAAGGCTCTCGGTGCTGAAACATATGATCAAGATACGATAGAACTAGCGGGTGAAAAGTTGAATTTATTTGGCTATAAATTTAAAAACCTCAACGTTCTCCTGGGTAACTTAACGTAA
- a CDS encoding MBL fold metallo-hydrolase translates to MDKEQQPLMDDGWHMAHAEAEQVLDDVAFYRTLIANVIFIGKEDSEDWVLIDCGVNHYSKRVIDAAEKRFGSHPPKAVILTHGHFDHIGSAKELAKHWNIPIYAHPLEMPFITGEKSYPVANSAIGGGLFSLLSPFFPTDPVNLSKWVRPLPEDGSVPYLEGWRIVHTPGHTPGHVSLFRDRDRTLVSGDAVITVKQESSMAVFIQSQHIHGPPAYFTHDWHAAEHSVKKIARLNPKTILSGHGLPMEGELMQEQLTQLAMNFKDYAIPQHQDKLH, encoded by the coding sequence ATGGATAAAGAACAACAGCCTTTAATGGACGATGGCTGGCACATGGCCCATGCAGAGGCTGAACAAGTCTTAGATGATGTAGCCTTTTATAGAACATTAATCGCGAATGTCATTTTCATCGGTAAAGAAGATTCGGAGGACTGGGTGTTAATTGATTGCGGTGTGAATCATTACTCAAAACGAGTTATTGACGCCGCTGAAAAACGATTTGGATCACATCCTCCTAAAGCTGTTATCCTTACCCATGGTCATTTCGATCATATCGGTTCTGCAAAGGAACTTGCTAAGCATTGGAATATTCCGATTTATGCTCATCCGCTTGAAATGCCTTTTATTACAGGGGAAAAGTCGTATCCCGTAGCAAACTCGGCTATAGGAGGAGGATTGTTTTCACTGCTATCCCCCTTTTTCCCAACAGACCCGGTCAATTTAAGCAAATGGGTTCGCCCATTACCTGAAGATGGATCTGTACCGTACCTAGAAGGATGGAGAATTGTCCACACACCTGGACATACCCCCGGACATGTATCGCTCTTCAGGGATCGCGATCGTACATTAGTTTCAGGTGATGCCGTCATTACGGTAAAGCAGGAATCGAGCATGGCGGTGTTTATTCAAAGCCAACATATCCATGGGCCGCCTGCCTATTTCACCCATGATTGGCATGCAGCGGAGCATTCTGTTAAAAAAATTGCCCGCCTGAACCCTAAGACGATTCTCTCTGGGCATGGTCTTCCCATGGAAGGTGAACTCATGCAGGAACAGCTCACACAATTAGCCATGAATTTTAAAGACTATGCTATTCCTCAACACCAAGACAAATTACATTAG
- a CDS encoding cobalamin-binding protein, with the protein MRIVSICPSNTEIVAYLGKEEMLVGVDNYSDFPEQVNQLPKLGPDLSIDIDKVAALQPDLVLASLSVPGMEKNIEGLNEYNLPYIILDPGTLEEIAADIEKVGAAIGMKELGEEKASAFLNEIQTYRQRSKNIRGKPSLYWEWWPKPIFTPGKGNWLTEISELAGGVNIYAGEPAASVQTDWEDVRERDPDHICMVWVGVKEEKMNPDLLKKRPGWLDMKAIKEDRIHVLEESLYCRPSPRLLEGLRKLYKVLNT; encoded by the coding sequence ATTCGAATTGTGTCGATTTGTCCCAGTAACACTGAAATTGTCGCGTATTTAGGGAAAGAGGAAATGTTGGTTGGTGTCGACAATTATTCTGATTTTCCTGAACAAGTGAACCAATTACCCAAGCTTGGGCCGGATTTATCGATTGATATCGATAAAGTAGCTGCATTACAACCGGATCTTGTACTTGCGTCGTTAAGTGTGCCAGGAATGGAGAAGAATATTGAAGGCTTAAATGAATATAACCTGCCCTACATTATTTTGGACCCAGGTACGCTTGAAGAAATTGCAGCAGATATAGAAAAAGTGGGTGCTGCCATAGGCATGAAGGAGTTAGGGGAAGAGAAAGCCAGCGCGTTCTTAAATGAAATCCAAACGTATCGACAACGAAGTAAAAATATAAGGGGGAAGCCAAGCCTTTACTGGGAGTGGTGGCCTAAGCCGATTTTTACACCTGGAAAGGGAAATTGGTTAACGGAAATAAGCGAATTAGCCGGCGGGGTGAATATCTATGCAGGGGAGCCTGCAGCAAGTGTCCAAACCGATTGGGAGGATGTAAGAGAACGTGATCCAGACCATATTTGTATGGTTTGGGTCGGAGTAAAGGAAGAAAAAATGAATCCGGACCTTTTAAAGAAAAGGCCCGGATGGTTAGACATGAAAGCGATCAAAGAAGATAGAATCCATGTGCTTGAGGAATCATTATACTGTAGACCCAGTCCAAGACTACTCGAAGGTTTACGAAAATTATACAAGGTACTTAACACTTAG
- a CDS encoding alpha/beta hydrolase: MAATLFDTAKGIVEYSYEGNGPTILLFKGGHCTRDTDLSHSSLTYEGYSLLTISRPGYDHTDISTGRSAEEFSQTVIKILDHLKIRKTSVIAVSSAGPTGIALAVHHPERVEKLIMESAVTVPWDIGSKRKAKVLFGPSEKFFWGSIKTLLRVVPDMVIKQMLEELTTENVDHFYDQLSPNDRRFIFDMLTTAQSGKGFSLDINHGVADMSKIQAPVLGMYSHKDNSVPYSQALLLKSTVPSCEIYDVKSDSHLIWIARVPKMCGTND, encoded by the coding sequence GTGGCCGCCACATTATTCGATACAGCAAAAGGGATCGTAGAGTATTCATACGAGGGTAACGGCCCGACCATCCTTCTTTTTAAAGGTGGACATTGTACAAGAGATACGGACTTATCTCATAGCAGCTTGACCTATGAAGGCTATTCATTATTAACGATTTCACGGCCTGGCTATGACCATACTGATATATCAACAGGGCGGAGCGCAGAGGAATTTTCCCAAACTGTGATAAAAATACTTGATCATTTAAAAATAAGGAAAACGTCCGTTATTGCGGTATCTTCTGCTGGTCCAACCGGGATCGCATTAGCCGTTCACCATCCTGAAAGAGTAGAAAAGCTAATTATGGAGTCTGCTGTAACAGTACCTTGGGATATTGGCTCTAAAAGAAAGGCAAAAGTGTTATTTGGGCCAAGTGAAAAATTTTTTTGGGGAAGTATAAAAACATTATTACGAGTAGTTCCCGATATGGTCATAAAACAAATGCTTGAAGAACTAACTACAGAAAATGTGGATCATTTCTATGATCAGCTTTCACCAAATGATCGTAGATTTATATTTGATATGCTGACTACTGCTCAATCAGGAAAAGGATTTTCACTTGATATCAACCATGGTGTTGCTGATATGAGTAAGATTCAAGCACCTGTGCTTGGAATGTACTCACACAAGGATAATAGTGTCCCCTATTCACAAGCCCTTCTGCTTAAGTCAACTGTCCCATCATGTGAAATTTATGATGTAAAGTCAGATAGTCATTTAATTTGGATTGCCCGAGTGCCCAAAATGTGTGGAACAAACGATTAG
- a CDS encoding cold-shock protein, producing the protein MVEGTVKWFNAEKGFGFIEVEGQDDVFVHFSAIQEEGFKSLEEGQVVNFEIQEGQRGPQAANVQKA; encoded by the coding sequence ATGGTTGAAGGTACAGTTAAATGGTTTAATGCAGAAAAAGGTTTCGGTTTCATCGAGGTAGAAGGTCAAGACGACGTATTCGTTCACTTCTCTGCTATTCAAGAAGAAGGTTTCAAATCTCTTGAAGAAGGTCAAGTTGTAAACTTCGAAATTCAAGAAGGTCAGCGCGGACCACAAGCTGCTAACGTTCAAAAAGCGTAA
- a CDS encoding cold-shock protein, producing the protein MVEGTVKWFNAEKGFGFIEVEGQDDVFVHFSAIQEEGFKSLEEGQVVNFEIQEGQRGPQAANVQKA; encoded by the coding sequence ATGGTTGAAGGTACAGTTAAATGGTTTAATGCAGAAAAAGGTTTCGGTTTCATCGAAGTAGAAGGTCAAGACGACGTATTCGTTCACTTTTCTGCTATTCAAGAAGAAGGTTTCAAATCTCTTGAAGAAGGTCAAGTTGTAAACTTCGAAATTCAAGAAGGTCAGCGCGGACCACAAGCTGCTAACGTTCAAAAAGCATAA
- the map gene encoding type I methionyl aminopeptidase has translation MIKRKSKREIERMHEAGKLLANVHKELRQFIKPGKTTMEIENFVERYLEKHGATGEQKGYQGYEFTTCASINDEICHGFPREEKLQEGDIVTVDMVVNLNGFLADSAWTHPVGKISEQAERLLDVTKTSLYKAIEKAQIGNRIGDLGHAIQSYAEGEGYSVVRDFTGHGIGETIHEDPYIPHFGEAGKGARLKEGMVITIEPMINIGTYQNKMDQNNWTARTLDGSLSAQYEHTIAITKEGPLILTDQD, from the coding sequence ATGATTAAAAGAAAAAGTAAACGTGAAATAGAACGGATGCACGAAGCTGGGAAGCTGCTTGCCAATGTGCATAAAGAGCTTCGTCAATTTATTAAGCCAGGTAAAACAACAATGGAGATTGAGAACTTTGTTGAACGTTATTTAGAAAAACATGGAGCAACCGGTGAGCAAAAAGGGTATCAAGGCTATGAATTTACAACATGTGCCTCCATCAATGATGAAATTTGCCATGGTTTTCCTAGGGAGGAAAAACTTCAAGAAGGAGACATTGTTACGGTAGATATGGTTGTCAATTTAAATGGCTTTTTAGCTGATTCTGCTTGGACCCACCCTGTTGGGAAGATTAGTGAGCAAGCGGAAAGATTACTTGATGTAACAAAGACATCATTATACAAAGCCATTGAAAAAGCACAAATTGGCAATCGCATCGGTGATTTAGGTCATGCTATTCAATCGTATGCAGAAGGAGAAGGATATTCTGTCGTCCGTGATTTTACAGGACATGGGATTGGCGAAACGATACATGAGGACCCTTACATTCCACATTTCGGTGAGGCAGGAAAAGGCGCTCGCCTAAAAGAAGGGATGGTTATTACCATTGAACCGATGATTAACATCGGTACGTATCAAAATAAGATGGATCAGAATAATTGGACAGCACGTACATTAGATGGTTCTCTCTCCGCCCAATATGAGCATACCATTGCGATTACTAAAGAAGGACCGCTCATTTTAACAGATCAAGATTAA
- a CDS encoding sugar O-acetyltransferase yields MREKEKMLEGKLYQSWDEELVFERTRARQILHSFNQSKVTEAHNRNQLLQSLLGSAGDEASIEPSFHCDYGYNIYVGNQFFANFNCVFLDVCKISVGDRVMMGPNVQIYTATHPMDRETRASGLEYGKPVFIGDDVWIGGSAVINPGVTIGDNVVIGSGAVVTKDVPANVFVGGNPAKVIKAVD; encoded by the coding sequence ATGAGGGAGAAGGAAAAAATGTTAGAGGGAAAACTATATCAATCTTGGGATGAAGAGCTCGTTTTTGAGCGGACAAGAGCCAGGCAAATTCTCCATTCATTTAATCAATCAAAGGTAACAGAGGCCCACAATAGAAACCAGCTGCTACAAAGTTTATTAGGCAGTGCGGGTGACGAGGCTTCCATTGAACCCTCCTTTCATTGTGATTATGGTTATAATATTTATGTGGGGAATCAGTTTTTTGCAAATTTTAACTGTGTATTTCTTGACGTTTGTAAGATTAGTGTTGGGGACAGAGTAATGATGGGACCTAACGTACAAATCTATACAGCTACACATCCTATGGACAGGGAGACGCGAGCAAGTGGACTCGAATATGGAAAGCCTGTTTTTATTGGTGACGATGTATGGATTGGAGGCAGTGCTGTCATTAATCCTGGAGTAACGATAGGGGATAATGTAGTCATTGGTTCTGGGGCAGTTGTTACAAAAGATGTACCAGCAAATGTTTTTGTCGGAGGAAATCCTGCGAAAGTGATAAAAGCAGTCGATTAA
- a CDS encoding GNAT family N-acetyltransferase has translation MIIRQLEPKDAKGYRELRLEALLTNPDAFITTYEQEKQRPNPIESTANRLESDLSHTFGVFAEENIVGSVTLMKETQPKLAHKASILAMYVSLDFRGKGAGAALLQEAQRFAKEIEIEMLQLCVVSDNTAAKKLYEKAGFHEYGVEHKAIKLPERYLDEVHMVHFIKN, from the coding sequence ATGATCATTCGTCAACTAGAACCTAAAGACGCCAAAGGTTATCGCGAATTGCGTTTAGAAGCCCTTTTAACAAATCCCGATGCATTTATTACCACCTATGAACAGGAAAAGCAGCGTCCCAATCCAATTGAGTCAACAGCAAACCGATTAGAATCAGATCTTTCGCACACATTTGGGGTTTTTGCAGAGGAAAATATTGTCGGAAGTGTAACTTTAATGAAGGAAACCCAACCTAAGCTTGCACATAAAGCTTCCATACTAGCTATGTATGTCAGTCTGGATTTCAGGGGAAAAGGAGCAGGCGCGGCACTCTTACAAGAAGCTCAACGTTTTGCGAAAGAAATTGAAATTGAAATGCTTCAACTATGTGTAGTTAGCGACAATACAGCAGCTAAAAAATTATACGAGAAAGCTGGTTTTCACGAATATGGTGTGGAACATAAGGCAATTAAACTTCCTGAGCGCTATTTAGACGAGGTGCATATGGTACACTTTATCAAAAACTGA
- a CDS encoding ABC transporter ATP-binding protein, whose amino-acid sequence MIEIEQVTKRFPGNTAVRNLSLTIPDGKIFGFLGPNGAGKSTTIKMMTGILPVESGSIIINGSDITKQPMKAKEKIGYVPDRSDIFLRLKGIEYLNFIADVYGVPTDVRQEKIEYLTKSFSIYGALNDHILTYSHGMRQKIVVCGVLLHDPDVWILDEPLTGLDPKSSYTLKEMMREHASKGKTVFFSTHVLEVVEQLCDEVAIINNGQLEFLGSMLEMKQQFKEDDNLEKVFLELTQNG is encoded by the coding sequence ATGATTGAGATTGAACAAGTCACAAAACGATTCCCCGGAAATACAGCCGTAAGAAACCTATCCCTTACGATTCCAGACGGTAAAATATTTGGGTTTCTCGGTCCTAATGGAGCAGGAAAATCTACCACTATTAAAATGATGACAGGCATCCTCCCTGTGGAATCAGGCAGTATTATTATTAATGGATCCGACATTACAAAGCAGCCGATGAAAGCAAAAGAGAAAATTGGTTATGTGCCGGACCGCTCAGATATTTTTTTACGCTTAAAAGGCATTGAATACTTAAACTTCATTGCTGATGTTTACGGTGTACCCACGGATGTCCGCCAAGAGAAAATTGAATATCTCACAAAAAGTTTCAGCATTTATGGGGCGTTAAATGATCATATCCTTACCTATTCTCATGGGATGCGGCAAAAAATTGTCGTATGCGGTGTCTTACTCCATGATCCAGATGTATGGATTCTCGATGAGCCGCTTACCGGCCTTGATCCAAAGTCTTCTTATACCTTAAAGGAAATGATGCGTGAGCACGCAAGCAAAGGAAAAACCGTGTTTTTCTCCACACACGTCCTCGAAGTTGTTGAGCAGCTGTGTGATGAAGTAGCCATTATAAACAATGGTCAGCTTGAGTTTTTAGGAAGTATGCTGGAAATGAAGCAGCAATTCAAAGAGGATGATAACCTGGAGAAGGTCTTCTTGGAGCTGACGCAAAATGGCTAA
- a CDS encoding putative ABC transporter permease subunit, which produces MAKTLKLIQVMVKMQLSLAGKSTNEKVGYVFLAIVALPFALFVLYMLDGIIGSMYDVLASTGNENVILGLLFVIITFLFIFISIGTILSSFYFAEDVESFVALPLQPYQIMLGKAAVPFLTLYLTNLLLLAPALIIYGVHSGAGIIYYIFGFILWLLTPVIPFVLTSVVVMFIMRFLNLSKNKDRMKIFAGLLTFIFAIGINVVIRLNSSGSSAGEDLAQLVAEQNSLLQMVTKFFPTAYFSSISLTTPTSLAGVGYFLLTCVLCLIALLFMMTTGQKLYFKGVLGLSGGAKKNINHVKMTKKMKKRNVVYSGWIREMRIMLRTPTFFTQIIVQSLLLPVLFIVIIVMDTSGTFGNIGTMLEAFQGKTMILSMVGFTVFILGVNPASISSVSRDGKSWFNHLYMPIQAETVMLSKLLASFFINLLSLVVIAIIAFFVKIPLMIGIIWICLSLLINWFTSVIGTILDLYTPNLNWTDEREIFKGRLIGVLALILEVAVFGAVIVLLWNIDAIQGLWMTSMILFVTLLVLTLISNQILKKMINKYFYTLSS; this is translated from the coding sequence ATGGCTAAGACGTTAAAGTTGATTCAAGTTATGGTCAAAATGCAGCTCTCTTTAGCAGGCAAAAGCACGAATGAGAAAGTAGGGTATGTTTTTTTAGCGATCGTAGCGCTTCCTTTTGCTCTCTTCGTTTTGTATATGTTAGATGGCATCATTGGTTCCATGTATGATGTGTTAGCTTCTACTGGAAATGAAAATGTTATTCTTGGCCTGCTATTTGTAATCATCACGTTTCTCTTTATTTTTATTAGTATAGGAACCATACTAAGCTCATTCTACTTCGCAGAAGATGTAGAATCCTTTGTGGCTCTGCCTCTTCAGCCTTATCAAATAATGCTTGGAAAGGCTGCCGTTCCCTTCCTAACGCTATACCTTACAAATTTGCTGCTATTAGCCCCTGCACTCATCATTTACGGCGTACATAGCGGGGCAGGTATCATTTATTACATTTTCGGATTTATTTTATGGCTGCTTACTCCAGTCATTCCATTTGTTCTAACTTCTGTTGTCGTGATGTTCATCATGCGTTTTCTAAACCTATCCAAAAACAAAGATCGCATGAAAATTTTTGCCGGATTACTAACGTTTATTTTTGCAATTGGAATTAATGTTGTTATTCGTTTAAACTCATCAGGTTCAAGTGCTGGTGAAGATCTTGCCCAACTCGTAGCTGAGCAAAACAGTTTATTACAAATGGTCACTAAATTCTTTCCCACCGCTTACTTTAGTTCAATCAGTCTAACAACTCCTACTTCCCTTGCAGGAGTTGGTTACTTTCTCTTAACGTGTGTACTTTGCCTCATCGCCCTCCTATTCATGATGACGACAGGACAAAAGTTATACTTCAAAGGGGTGTTAGGATTATCAGGCGGGGCTAAGAAAAACATCAATCATGTAAAAATGACTAAAAAAATGAAAAAAAGGAATGTGGTATACTCTGGCTGGATCCGCGAGATGAGAATTATGCTGCGTACACCCACCTTTTTCACCCAGATCATCGTACAATCGCTTTTGCTTCCTGTGCTATTCATTGTCATTATTGTGATGGATACAAGCGGCACCTTTGGAAATATAGGTACGATGCTTGAAGCTTTTCAAGGAAAAACAATGATCCTGAGTATGGTTGGATTTACTGTTTTCATATTAGGTGTCAACCCCGCGTCCATATCATCTGTTTCACGAGACGGGAAGAGCTGGTTCAATCACCTTTATATGCCGATACAAGCCGAGACCGTTATGTTAAGCAAGCTCCTGGCTTCTTTTTTCATTAATCTGTTAAGCCTTGTGGTAATTGCTATCATAGCATTTTTCGTTAAAATTCCATTGATGATCGGCATTATTTGGATTTGTCTTTCATTACTTATCAACTGGTTCACTAGCGTAATCGGTACTATTCTCGATTTATATACACCTAATTTAAACTGGACCGATGAACGGGAAATTTTTAAAGGGAGACTGATCGGTGTTCTAGCTTTGATCTTAGAAGTCGCTGTCTTTGGAGCAGTCATTGTCTTACTTTGGAACATTGATGCCATTCAAGGGCTATGGATGACTTCCATGATTCTCTTTGTGACCTTGCTGGTGCTAACCTTAATCAGTAATCAAATCTTGAAGAAAATGATCAACAAATATTTCTATACACTTTCTTCATAA
- a CDS encoding SulP family inorganic anion transporter, producing MNTATIKQQWFGNVKNDVLSGIVVAMALIPEAIAFSIIAGVDPMVGLYASFCIAVVIAFMGGRPGMISAATGAMALLMVTLVKDHGLEYLLAATILTGILQFLLGVLRIGQFMKFIPRSVMIGFVNALAILIFTAQLPHFEGANWVMYAMVAGSLAIIYILPRFTKAVPAPLITIILMTIITATSGLSLKTVGDMGELSSTLPIFLIPAIPLTFETLQIIFPISLALAFVGLLESLLTSQIVDDMTDTVSDKNKEARGQGIANITSGFFGGMAGCAMIGQSVINVSSGGRGRLSTLVAGVFLMLLIISFNDILVQIPMAVLVGVMFMVSIGTFDWSSLTKFHKNPISDSVVMVVTVVAVVVTHNLSIGVLAGVILSAIFFVAKISKVHVEEKLEAETKTYFVSGQVFFASVESLLAQVDLNVDAKEVHIDFTHAHVWDDSAVAAIDKLVTKLEENDKSVKIGGLNQASSQLVNRLAAYQNKAKAS from the coding sequence TTGAACACTGCTACAATTAAACAACAATGGTTTGGAAACGTAAAAAACGATGTGCTCTCAGGCATAGTTGTCGCTATGGCGCTTATCCCTGAGGCAATCGCTTTCTCTATCATAGCTGGAGTCGACCCCATGGTAGGTTTGTACGCTTCCTTTTGTATCGCTGTCGTCATTGCTTTTATGGGTGGACGTCCAGGGATGATTTCTGCTGCTACTGGGGCAATGGCTTTGCTTATGGTTACATTAGTCAAGGACCATGGACTCGAGTACTTGCTTGCTGCAACGATCCTAACTGGAATCTTGCAATTCCTCTTAGGAGTACTGCGTATCGGCCAGTTTATGAAATTTATCCCGAGGTCCGTTATGATTGGTTTTGTTAACGCCCTTGCGATTTTAATTTTCACGGCGCAGCTCCCGCATTTCGAAGGGGCTAATTGGGTGATGTATGCGATGGTAGCTGGTTCTCTTGCGATCATTTATATTCTTCCAAGGTTTACTAAAGCTGTCCCCGCACCGTTAATCACAATTATCTTAATGACGATCATCACTGCTACTAGTGGTTTATCTTTAAAAACTGTGGGTGATATGGGTGAGCTTTCAAGCACGCTTCCTATCTTTTTAATTCCAGCGATCCCACTAACTTTTGAAACATTACAAATTATATTTCCGATCTCTCTTGCCTTAGCATTCGTAGGTTTGCTCGAGTCGTTACTCACATCACAAATTGTTGATGATATGACAGATACTGTGAGTGATAAGAACAAAGAAGCTCGCGGCCAGGGAATTGCTAATATTACGTCAGGATTTTTCGGGGGAATGGCGGGCTGTGCCATGATAGGACAATCCGTTATCAACGTTTCTTCAGGTGGACGTGGTCGCTTATCCACTTTAGTCGCAGGGGTATTTCTCATGCTGCTGATTATTTCTTTTAACGATATACTCGTTCAAATTCCAATGGCTGTCCTTGTTGGTGTGATGTTCATGGTTTCGATCGGAACATTTGACTGGAGTTCTTTAACGAAGTTTCACAAAAACCCGATCTCAGATTCTGTCGTTATGGTCGTTACCGTGGTTGCTGTTGTGGTGACCCACAACTTATCTATTGGTGTGTTAGCCGGGGTGATTTTAAGTGCCATCTTCTTCGTGGCAAAAATCTCTAAAGTTCACGTCGAGGAGAAACTAGAAGCTGAAACAAAGACTTATTTTGTAAGCGGGCAAGTTTTCTTCGCTTCCGTTGAGAGCTTACTGGCACAGGTAGATCTTAATGTAGATGCAAAAGAAGTACACATTGACTTTACCCATGCTCATGTGTGGGATGATTCAGCTGTAGCCGCGATCGATAAACTCGTTACAAAACTCGAGGAAAATGATAAATCGGTCAAAATTGGCGGACTTAATCAAGCCAGTTCCCAACTTGTCAATCGATTAGCTGCCTACCAAAATAAAGCTAAAGCTTCATAG